One Malania oleifera isolate guangnan ecotype guangnan chromosome 9, ASM2987363v1, whole genome shotgun sequence DNA segment encodes these proteins:
- the LOC131163630 gene encoding transcription termination factor MTERF5, chloroplastic-like — protein sequence MANLPFKSLHFLIQKRFLSTSEAVFTSPSPHTSSFTVQYLTKSCGLPLETAISASRKLQIDEKSSKKHESIVVFLKSHGFSDTQIGKLITKRPNILQSRLDKNMKPKIQYLISNGLVGSILTEIIVSNPVILRRNLISHIRPSFDFLKTVIESEEKVVAAVRRSSWLLTFDLKTTMRPNVDFLISEGVPMGRISKMIVSQPRVILQKVDKVASAVKAVKELGLEPTAPMFIHAIRAMVSLSDSTWKRKFELFKSLGWSEEEIISAFKRAPLILSCSEEKIKNAMNFYVNTMKLEPEVIIAYPKFLMYAIDKRMRPRYNLLKFLEVRGLLEWNKKLAWVLLQPERLFLENYNDAGTLAYLTPRRFVATT from the exons ATGGCTAATCTTCCCTTCAAAAGTTTGCACTTTCTCATTCAAAAACGTTTTCTGAGCACATCAGAAGCAGTTTTTACCTCTCCATCTCCGCATACATCATCGTTTACAGTTCAATACCTCACGAAGTCATGTGGGCTTCCCCTAGAAACCGCCATCTCGGCCTCCCGAAAGCTCCAAATCGATGAAAAGAGCTCGAAAAAACACGAATCGATAGTCGTCTTTCTGAAATCTCATGGATTCTCCGATACCCAGATCGGGAAACTCATTACAAAGCGACCCAATATCCTCCAGTCTCGATTAGATAAAAACATGAAGCCCAAAATTCAGTATCTCATCAGTAATGGCTTGGTGGGTTCGATTCTCACGGAGATCATTGTATCTAATCCTGTAATTTTGaggagaaacttgatttctcataTAAGACCATCATTTGATTTTCTGAAGACGGTTATTGAGAGCGAAGAGAAAGTTGTAGCGGCTGTCAGGCGCTCGTCGTGGCTCCTAACATTCGATCTAAAGACAACAATGCGAccaaatgttgactttttgataAGCGAGGGGGTGCCCATGGGTAGAATTTCCAAAATGATTGTGTCACAACCGAGAGTGATATTGCAGAAGGTCGATAAAGTAGCAAGTGCTGTAAAAGCGGTAAAAGAATTGGGTCTGGAACCGACGGCTCCCATGTTTATACATGCTATTCGAGCGATGGTCTCTCTGAGTGATTCGACTTGGAAGAGAAAATTTGAACTGTTTAAGAGCTTGGGGTGGTCTGAAGAAGAAATTATTTCTGCTTTTAAGCGTGCCCCGCTTATTCTGTCTTGTTCAGAGGAGAAAATTAAGAATGCTATGAATTTTTATGTGAACACCATGAAGTTGGAACCAGAGGTTATAATTGCCTACCCTAAGTTTCTGATGTATGCAATTGACAAAAGAATGCGTCCAAGGTATAATCTTTTGAAGTTTTTAGAGGTGAGAGGACTGCTTGAATGGAACAAGAAGTTAGCCTGGGTGCTTTTGCAGCCGGAGAGGCTTTTCCTGGAGAATTAT aatgatgcaggaaccctcgcatatttgacaccgcgTCGCTTCGTGGCGACGACTTAG
- the LOC131163563 gene encoding transcription termination factor MTERF5, chloroplastic-like has translation MWVSPKNCCLASQKLQLDKRSSKKHESVVAFLIAHGFSDAQIMILITKQPMILKSRVDKNLQPKIQYLFNNGFASSILPVIVISNPAIFRRSLSSLIKPSFDFLKTVIETSEKVVVAVKCLPWLLTSDLKAKMQQNVYFLISEAVPMENISKLILFQPRVILQNVDKVTRTVKRKIEMFKSLGCSEEEIMSASKRFLSFLTSLEEKIKSAVNFYVNTMKLEPWAIFALPKFLNYAIDKRMQPRYNLMKFLESKGLLEWNKKLVWELMYPE, from the exons ATGTGGGTTTCCCCTAAAAACTGCTGTCTCGCCTCCCAGAAGCTCCAGCTCGACAAAAGGAGCTCGAAGAAACACGAATCGGTCGTCGCCTTTCTGATAGCTCATGGATTCTCCGATGCCCAGATTATGATACTCATCACAAAGCAACCTATGATCCTCAAGTCTCGAGTAGATAAAAACCTCCAGCCCAAAATTCAGTATCTCTTCAATAATGGCTTTGCGAGCTCGATTCTCCCGGTGATCGTTATATCTAATCCAGCAATTTTTAGGAGAAGCTTGAGTTCTCTAATAAAACCATCATTTGATTTTCTGAAGACGGTTATTGAGACCAGTGAGAAAGTGGTAGTGGCTGTTAAGTGCTTGCCGTGGCTTCTGACATCTGATCTAAAGGCAAAGATGCAACAAAATGTTTACTTTTTGATAAGCGAGGCAGTGCCCATGGAGAATATCTCCAAACTGATCCTGTTTCAACCAAGAGTGATTTTGCAGAACGTTGATAAAGTAACACGTACTGTAAAG AGAAAAATTGAAATGTTTAAGAGCTTGGGGTGCTCTGAAGAAGAAATTATGTCTGCCTCTAAGCGTTTCCTGTCTTTTTTGACTTCTTTAGAGGAAAAAATTAAGAGTGCTGTGAATTTTTATGTGAACACTATGAAGTTGGAGCCGTGGGCTATTTTTGCCCTCCCTAAGTTTCTAAATTATGCAATTGACAAAAGAATGCAACCAAGGTATAATCTTATGAAGTTTTTGGAGTCCAAGGGACTGCTTGAATGGAACAAGAAGCTCGTTTGGGAGCTTATGTACCCCGAGTAG